The genomic interval gtctatagaagatatatacacaaatatacgtaccattcaatatatgtgtactactttaaataaaatatactacaatatatatatactacaatatataattatatatatagttatatattaatttataaagtatatacacatgtatacgttaaatatatacatctatagaagatatatatatatacatatatgaattaataatacttgattgtaaattaataatatattaaaactaagttatagttaaattcaatttaaaaaaaaaaaaaaaaaattatcggtTCGGgtcgggccggttaaccggcgggccctAACTGGGCTTGGTCCAGGCCGAATTTATCgggcccaaatcaataaaaaaattggtCCGAAAATCGATACCCTAAATCCCTAGGGCTTACCGGACCAGGTTAAGTTGGACTGATTTTTATAAGTGGGCCGGGCTCAATCGGATCAGCCCGGCCCATTTGACACCCTTATGCTTAGTAAATGTTATGATAAACATTATTATATTaccaaatatttgaattcaaagaaaattaagtatttttttaacatgcaaaaataaaacttttagatTACTTAGTTAATATATACTccttccgtttaaaaaagaatgacctagtttccTTTTtggttcgtttaaaaaagaatgatccctttccctttttggcaatactttaatttcaactttccacatgacatatttagaatcacaagattaaagggcattttgatatatttgacacaactttaatttaaggccacaagattcaaaagtcttctttattttcttaaactttgtgccaagttaaactaggtcattctttttgaaatggagggagtaatatttgTCTCAAGCTAATGTGGAGATTAAAACGACCTAGTGCACTAACACTCTTGCTATGTGTGGATTTTGGAGAAAGACCAAACCGCAACAATTtattatagcccacgatttcttAGTCATATGAAATAACTTTGTAGACACTTAATTTTATCCCTCCCGAAATTTGAttttattcaattctagttcacctTACCACGTACCCTCACCCATTCTACACCTTCTCCACAAGGAGACAAATAATAACCAAATCTAACAAATTAAATCTCTAATCCCTAATATTCTGttatcctaactaatttttacacctcaccactaccctacCCAACCCCCTAACCTCATACCCACAAACCCTACCCCACCCTGGGCACTTTTTTTCCCACTcataatttatatatacacacatagtAACACAGGAAGGGGGGAGGCACAAAAGGGGAAGGTTTTGGATTCTCTTCTTCCTTTTAGAGAATGTATAGATGCAGAAGAAAAAAGAAGGGACCATcatcttccttttttctttttccttttcgaACCCCCAATTAAACGCACAAAAATCACACGTGCACACACAAAGATGATGAAAAAAGAGAGATGCGAGAGGGAATCAAAGATGAGAGAGCGAAATCAGGAGAATGAAGAATAGAAACggagagaaattgagaaatggTTGGGCGAAAATCCGGCTGGCATCGAATTTTCCGATGTCAACTGTTTTTTCGGCTTCTTGACTATTTTTTTGGCGAACATTTTTTCCGGAATTGGTTTATAGATCGTCCTTTGATCGAATTCAAGTGTAAAATTCTAAAATCTCGTCTACCAGACTCAGTTTgttcgtatttttatttttgggattcATCTGTTTTTCGTGAAATTGCTAATTCGAGTCGGATTTCGAGTCTATCGCAGTTCGAACTGAATCATAACTGATTTGGGAGTTGAGGTTTGGTATTCTTTGAGGCTCCAAACATCTATTTTATTCTCGTCATAACTTCTCGAAATACTCAAAAGGTCCATTCCTTTAACTCTGTCTttctattttactttaatttattgGATTGATGATGTGATTATGTGTTGGGTGATTATGattgtttgatgtttttgatgttatgattatgtaaTTGACGATGTGATTTCGGTGGTATGAGGAAtgaatttgaataattttgatggtGTGATTGATAAAAACGATGTTGGAGGTGGGAATTAAAAATTAACATATGAaacgtgatagtatcatgataagtCAAATTGGGTAGGCAAATAGTAGGTTTGaataggcaaatttaggaattgtggaatattgaatgcttgaaacatgtgttgaatgacttagttttattgctttttggatcaaatggaTCGTTTGACCAGGGAATGTCCTGAGGTATTTTGTATTCGGAGGACGTTTCTGACGAAGGCTCGAGGCATTGGGTAAAATATTGGAGCGTAGTTCagtattagtgtaggtttacattttcatatttttttctatttttgggactgtataattggattggatattatatttttggaatttgttttgtttgtgtttgtttaattgttgtgtgttttatgtggtttgtacactCTTAGTGTCGAATAGCTGATTCGCTCCAcaaagcgaccgtggtcaaaccacaagatcgaggggtgtctaacaccttttcgtcggtcaacagaatttcttaatcgGAATCTATGATTATAAACCAGtctaaagagtcaaatcattttgaaaaatatttttcaaaggtgatttggcacaccgaattatgtcaagtgacgattctgaatttaattaaaaaaatgaatctttttcgaaacaaatctttattttgtcactttactAATAAAAAGTCTTTTTgaactttaaaatcaacaatctTTTTGGttcaaaaaggggtgtgataaATTTTACCAGCTACCTCAAGATTTTAGTTTTGGAGATTGCTAAAActtatttcttagattttttcTTATAGCCTCTATGAACTACTTTATTCAAATTAAGAACATAAATttcaaataccaaaaaaaaaaaaaaccccgcATATACGGCCTTAAGCAGCACACGTCCTTTTGGACTCCCAACTGGACAATTACTCGGGTTCATTGCAATTTGCACCATAAATCCATAATGCGTGGTATCGTTTTTGACTTACACcctattctattttttcttataatttacattttaatctctttattttcttacaaagtagtaaaattattcttttaataatttttttatgagggtaaaataggaataacaatatactttcttcttttaaaaaagaatgaccttgtTTGACTTggcatgaagtttaagaaaataaaaaagacttttgaatcttgtggtgttaaattaaagaaatgttaaatgtaccaaaatgccctttaatcttgtggtcttaaacatgtgatgtggaaagttgaaattaaaaagttgttaaaaaagaaaaggggttattctttttgaagcagactaaaaagaaaagtaggtcattcttttttaaatggaggaagtattattttttaaagagataatactctattaccccctaaactatacccgaaacGGAAGAAAcatacctcaacttaaaggggttctattaccccctgaactaattaaaagtataattttgacacccttagtgcctacgtggcacaacacgctgaagtgtccacgtaggcacatgtGTGTGCCGCGTAGACATGTGTGTGCCGCGTAGACATGAAGGGtattaaaattatacttttaattagttcaagggtaataggaccccctttatgTTGAGATGTGTTACAAccattttgggtatagttcaggggggtaatagggtattttctcttttttaaaataaatttatttaaattttaatgtagGAGGCTAAATGGATTAAATTCTTCCTGCCATTTActttttcatttgatatattagGTTACACTTTCTCCAACGGTAAACAAAGCGACAGTTCATATTTGCTTAAGACAACAAATTACAATATGAGTAAATCATCAAtcgatgaaaataaaaagaaactgcAAGATCGATTGAAGAAGGAGAAATGACATATTCTATAAAGAAGGATGGTTTGTTGATTTTATTAGCCTAGATGATGATAGTGATGAAGAGGAACAGACTATTGATCAAAGAAGTAAGGAAACACCACTTTCTGAGAGTGGTCCCACAGAGATCCAACTGTATGATCTTGATGAGCTTATTAAACCCATGAGTCTTCTAAATAGGAATAGATCCTTAGGTTTATCTCCTCATATGGATGTCCCAAGTGATATATGACCACAAACTATATATCAGAGAAGTCTCGGTATTGTAAATGAGGTTTTGTAGTTAGGTGTTTATTTAGGGGCCGTTTGGTAcaatgtataagaataatgctgaataaggtgtattagtaatacttgtatcaTTAatacaattattaataataatggtattagttatacatacattattttttaCACAACGTTTGATTTGATGCgttaaagataatatatatttatataatttttataaaaatatgtttgtTTACCAAATTACCCTTCCTTAGTCCTTCTTGAATTCTTTTTTGTACATTGTATTTTCAACCGTGCAAGTGCAACAGTTATACTCTAGAGAAATGGAAAatccactttcaatttcttctctGAATTCAAAAATTCCAGCAGTGAAATCAACGGAATTATAGTTGAAAAGGGGAAGAACtcgaaaaataagaataataaagtgGAATAGCCGTTACAAAgctgaaaaagttgaaaaaataggtGGATTCCGAAAGATGGAGTTTTATTAAAGCCACCGCATCAATCAACGAAGAAAACGATAGATGGGTTTACTCTATACATGAAAGGGGAGTTGGGTATTAAAAGGTCTAATGTTGGAGGTACCCATTTTAACATTTGATTGTAATTGTTGTTTTTAGTTGTGCTGGGATACAAATAAATCATTGGCCACAGATGTACTTCACATTAACTATTGGTTATGCATCTAGTTGTTTCCAATAAGGAGGAAAAAGATCGTTACTTCTCGAAAAATAAAGAATGATTCAGCAAGGTCTTGTTAaattttgatcttgtatttgaCATGTCTTGTGAATTGATAACAGGATTTGCAAGATATTATGGCAAAGGCGAAGGATCGTAATGATGAGATCATTAAGATGCCATGGGGAGAGAGTTTCGCTGAAAAATTAGAGTTCCCTCAACTATACTGATAATTTTGATTGTTTCTTTGAATGTGAAAATTAGTTACACCTTAGAATTTTATGGGCGCCTCTGAGAAGTCTCTGTAAATGCACAAGAATTAACGTTTCAGGCTTTTGTTGTACGTTTGTATCTACTGTGATTGTCTGATTATTGTGCACCAAGATGGTGACATCATACGTCACTTTATAATCTCATAGGTAGCGATGAGCATTGAAAGATGTAGCTCTTTGGCAATGGGTTCATCTCAAGTTCTTTCAATGTGGTCTATAGATGATATTTGTGAACTAATATTACATCTAAATCCATAATAGTATTAGTATGAGTTCAGTGCTAAAAACCTTAAAGGTCGAACTTGATTCGGTGATGATCTATTCTgatatatttctattttatcttataGGGCTCGTGAAGATACTCATGAAGTATGACAAAAGAACTGGAGCTCTTCTTCGCTTTCCTTTCATTCAGAACGTCTTACAGCAGACTTTCTTCACTATTGATTTGTTTTACAAGCTTGTGATGCAATTAACTAGAGAGGGACAGAAGATCATCTGGCCAGAGTTATCGCAACAAGAGCTAAGGTCGATCTGAAGATAATCGTTAATGAGTACCAGAAGAGGGATAACATTCCTCTGGGTCACGCCATTGCAAAAGATACAAGATGAGATTATGAAAGTATAATGTTGGCTTTCCTGGACAAGAGGACTGGGAGGATTTGGCCACTTGTGTTTTACAATAAGCAGCACAAATACTCAATCTTGGAGATAATTCAAGAATCTAGCCTAAATAGTACTCAGCAAACACAAGATCAATCTAGAATCTTGAAAAAGATAGTTCCTTTAGCACCTAAACAACAAGAGCAAACCAAGAAAAAGGCACCAAAATTTAATGAGCAGAACAAATACTCAATCTTGAAGATAAATCCAAGAACTTAGCATAAAACTCCTCTACACACACAAAACCAATCTTCAatcttgcaaaaaaaaaaaatttcctttatcCCATAAACAACTATAGAGAACCAAGAGAAGTGTACCAAACATGCAATGAAGATGTAGAAAAatggacaaaaaaaaaagaaagacgaTAATTGTTGTAGTAGAAATAAATGTGTCAACCTACTGTCATGGTCTTTGTCGCCATTGCTGTCTCATTTGCCAATATTTGGATCCAAACTATTGTAAATGGACAGTGCAGGCAAAAAAAACACTAGGTGGGTTCTCGTCTGTTCAAGTCTTGGTGGATAGATTCAGTCTTTCGTGgagaagatttttcttttaagttATATGAGTGCTCTGTGGTGCCAAGACAATTAAATTTGtggtgaaagattattctgatcaatatatgtatttataaatagTATCATGGTCTTTATCtggggggtctatcgaaaaccacctctctacttcttcgaaggtagcggtatggactgcgtacattttaccttccccagatcccacttggtGGAAATTCACCAGATATGTTCaattcaatataattttttttcttttttgaggtGTCGAAATACTATTATGAAATAAAAGATTGTACCTGATTGCAAAAAGAAAATGATAGTCATAAAGTTTCTGCCATAAACCAACTGCTACGCAGAATCTTTGAAACAAAAATTGTAGGTctttaaaattaagaatcaaaACAATATTAAGCACTACTAACTTAGTCTACCTCCTCAATCTCAGCACTACTTCTGCCGCTAGATGCAGGACCGTCATCATCCATGCCAACACTTATGTCACCACCTGCTCCCCAGTATATTTTTGCAATAATTGGGTTGCAAATACTCTcaaactcttttattttttcctcaaacTTATCAGCCTCAGCAAGTTGGTTACCATCGAGCTATTAGATGGCTTGCTCAATGGCATCCTCAATCTTCTTCTTGTCATCAGCGGACACCTTGGACGCAATCTTCTCATCCTTCACTATGTTCCTCATATTATCTGCCCTTGTCATTTGTGATGGTAATCTTGTTCTTCTGTCCAGTGGTATTATCCTCAGCTGAGACATTCAAACTTCCACAGATAATCCATATGACAACTGCATCTGCAGAACATCACAAGAGGAAAGAAATGCAGAAACACAAATATTAACAGGAAGACCAATTCATTTCCAATTCATTATGCTTTTCTCTGGTGTTATATACGCCATTATAAAACCTGAAATTTGTTCAAGCATATCTTCGATTTGTCCGAGAACTGTAACTCTAGTTATTCTAGGCAAATCTACCATCGTTAAGTCTGGAACACCATTCTTTTTCACTATAAGTTTTGAAGAGATATCGGATATGCCCTTACCATGTCTAGCAATCTCATTAGTTGCGAGAATAATGACATCTGCAATGTGAGCTTCATCGGTTGGAACCAAATTTCCATTGTACTCCAAGTAAACCTCGGTCTCCCTGTGATTTTGGAGCCTCGTGATGAGAGGCACTCTAGTGCAAATGCCTTCTCCTCTAGGAAGTTTAATTCCAGCAATTGACTCAAGCACACTCTTATCAGAAGGCCTAGGTTCAGCTATGGCTAGTTATCAGAGTCGAGCACTTTTTTACTTGTTAAACCCAAGATAACATGAGCTTCAACTATTCAAGTTTAGACAATAATTTAGCCATGCACTTCTAAACTAATTTCTGGTGGCAATATTCTTTGAAGCAAACTTGTTGCACAACCATCAGATAAAAATTATACACTGATCAGAAAGTTGAATTCCAAAGCAGAGGAGTTTCTTGAAAGTTAGAGTTATAGCTAGTCAATTAAGGAAAGGGCAGGCCGCACAACATGAAGCAACATAGAACTAAcatagcaaataaaaaggaaatggttATACTTCCCCGCTAATTGTCATAGCAGCTATCAAATTGCACCATAGAATCTAGAAGTCAAATGGCTACAAAGAGAATTTGAATAACTGCCGTAGCATCTATAAAATTACATATACACTTAACACATTTGTTCTAGATTTGAAATATTTAACAAACATTAGTTACACAAAAATTTAGCATCCTTAGGTCTATAGCAATAACTAGGGGTGTCAAAAAATGGCACTATTGCCATACTTTAAAGTTGTTAATCAAGCAAAAACGATCAAACTAGTGACGCCACTTATATCCATAAGTTTGTCATACTTTA from Capsicum annuum cultivar UCD-10X-F1 unplaced genomic scaffold, UCD10Xv1.1 ctg1001, whole genome shotgun sequence carries:
- the LOC124890024 gene encoding putative dynamin-related protein 4A, with product MSLGFLIDVDDEEEAIAEPRPSDKSVLESIAGIKLPRGEGICTRVPLITRLQNHRETEVYLEYNGNLVPTDEAHIADVIILATNEIARHGKGISDISSKLIVKKNGVPDLTMVDLPRITRVTVLGQIEDMLEQISDAVVIWIICGSLNVSAEDNTTGQKNKITITNDKGR